The following proteins are co-located in the Castanea sativa cultivar Marrone di Chiusa Pesio chromosome 8, ASM4071231v1 genome:
- the LOC142606222 gene encoding uncharacterized protein LOC142606222: protein MKEQGANETPVWRIHTDGSSNKHTGRAGVVLHTPKGDKIECMIRLDFSTTNNEVEYEALIAGLDLAIAAGANSMVVYPDSQVMTSQVNRSYECKNERMKRYLEEVKGQTSNLQIKLVQIPREENQDANRLAKAASAEPMIVPDQVLSFVQLSSLIDGTGVQEVSSEHC from the coding sequence ATGAAAGAACAGGGGGCAAATGAGACTCCCGTATGGAGAATCCATACAGATGGATCTTCCAATAAACATACCGGAAGGGCCGGAGTAGTACTCCACACCCCGAAAGGAgataagatcgaatgcatgatccgtctggacttcTCTACCACCAATAACGAAGTGGAATATGAAGCCTTAATAGCAGGACTGGACCTCGCAATAGCTGCAGGAGCTAATAGTATGGTCGTATACCCCGATTCTCAAGTCATGACCAGTCAAGTTAATAGAAGCTACGAGtgcaagaatgaaaggatgaaGAGGTATCtcgaggaagtgaagggtcaAACGAGTAACCTCCAGATCAAGttggttcaaatcccaagggaagaGAACCAAGATGCCAACCGATTAGCAAAAGCAGCTTCCGCAGAACCCATGATCGTCCCCGaccaggtattgtccttcgttcAACTCTCATCTCTAATAGATGGTACTGGCGTACAGGAGGTAAGTAGTGAGCACTGTTAG